The following proteins are co-located in the Maridesulfovibrio sp. genome:
- a CDS encoding ABC transporter substrate-binding protein, with amino-acid sequence MKTYRFIPVLFIFVLVFCLCAGCSDKKTSNEFKVGVVAVTSGELFRKGTYIVTAARYAADRVNKAGGLELAGEPHTVKLIPADSNGDPEMAAKVTLRLIEKDKVSAIVGAAKSKVALAVAKVCEEHKVPFITPVAGTNRLTSFKYSFRVSYTNTVQGEALARFAKKDLGHKDVGVLFASSSPYSAELARFFKEDYLKGGGRVVSFQSYVAGDRDFSKQLQKIIESGAQILFLPDNTKMVQLQVAQARKLGFKGILMGSDSWDPIELQRNPLFKNSYYTDHWIPSLPIEGVAEFEKDYKKANGVEPSELEALTYDAVNSLFDAAKIAGTDNPVAIHDALVDMPPFHGVTGTFDYNNNGDPDKDVIISTFRDGHIAVQDIIDLK; translated from the coding sequence ATGAAAACATACAGATTTATTCCGGTCCTTTTCATCTTCGTCCTTGTCTTTTGTCTATGCGCGGGATGTTCTGATAAAAAAACATCCAATGAATTCAAGGTCGGAGTTGTTGCAGTTACCAGCGGTGAGCTGTTCAGGAAAGGAACTTATATAGTTACAGCCGCCCGTTATGCCGCAGACAGGGTTAATAAAGCAGGGGGGCTGGAATTAGCAGGAGAACCGCACACGGTTAAGCTTATCCCTGCTGACAGTAACGGCGATCCTGAGATGGCAGCTAAAGTCACTCTCAGGTTGATTGAAAAGGACAAAGTATCTGCAATTGTTGGAGCAGCAAAGAGTAAGGTTGCTCTGGCTGTTGCAAAAGTTTGCGAGGAACACAAAGTTCCTTTCATCACCCCCGTAGCAGGAACTAACAGGCTTACATCCTTTAAATATTCTTTTCGTGTTTCCTACACAAATACCGTGCAGGGCGAAGCTTTAGCCCGATTTGCCAAAAAAGATCTAGGACATAAGGATGTGGGAGTCCTGTTTGCTTCTTCCAGTCCTTACAGTGCAGAATTAGCCCGCTTCTTTAAAGAAGATTATTTAAAAGGCGGAGGCAGGGTTGTCTCTTTTCAGAGCTATGTTGCAGGAGATCGTGATTTTTCTAAGCAATTACAGAAGATAATTGAATCCGGTGCGCAAATACTTTTCCTTCCTGATAATACCAAGATGGTTCAATTACAGGTCGCGCAGGCCCGTAAGCTGGGCTTCAAAGGGATTCTTATGGGCAGTGATTCATGGGACCCCATTGAACTGCAGCGCAATCCCTTATTCAAAAACAGCTATTACACTGACCACTGGATTCCGAGCCTGCCTATTGAAGGGGTTGCGGAGTTTGAAAAGGATTACAAGAAAGCCAATGGCGTTGAGCCCAGCGAACTTGAGGCCTTGACCTATGATGCTGTTAATTCACTTTTTGATGCCGCAAAAATAGCCGGAACTGATAATCCTGTAGCTATCCATGATGCTCTGGTGGATATGCCTCCCTTTCATGGGGTGACCGGGACTTTTGATTACAACAACAACGGCGACCCGGATAAGGACGTCATCATTTCCACCTTTCGCGACGGTCATATCGCGGTGCAGGATATTATTGACCTGAAATAG